The following proteins are co-located in the Syntrophorhabdaceae bacterium genome:
- a CDS encoding DUF502 domain-containing protein: MTTSKHIKKTFIAGIFILIPLVATIYIVYFIVSSIDSIASPAIRNITYRLTGEEIYIPGTGIIIFVLVTYLTGILGSNYFGKKILSYGELFLKKIPFVKGIYTSVKDIVYTFSSEKTRSFKEVVLVEIPSGSRYFLGFVTRRIKTDRGTEMCSVFIPTTPNPTSGFLILTKEEELIFLDIGVEDALKHIISLGLTQSELLWNEKRP; the protein is encoded by the coding sequence ATGACGACATCTAAACATATAAAAAAGACTTTCATAGCCGGTATTTTTATACTAATCCCTTTGGTGGCAACCATATATATCGTTTATTTTATTGTATCATCAATAGATTCTATTGCCTCGCCTGCCATAAGAAATATAACTTATCGTCTTACAGGTGAAGAGATCTATATACCAGGAACTGGTATTATAATCTTTGTTTTGGTTACTTATCTTACAGGAATCCTTGGATCTAACTATTTCGGCAAGAAGATCCTGTCTTATGGAGAATTATTTTTGAAAAAGATACCCTTTGTTAAGGGTATCTATACCTCTGTAAAAGATATTGTCTATACCTTTTCCTCAGAGAAGACCCGCTCATTCAAAGAGGTCGTCCTTGTTGAGATACCGTCGGGCAGTAGATACTTTTTAGGTTTTGTTACAAGGCGCATAAAGACCGATAGAGGCACAGAGATGTGCTCTGTGTTTATTCCTACCACGCCTAACCCTACATCAGGATTTCTTATACTTACCAAAGAAGAAGAATTAATCTTTCTTGATATTGGTGTAGAGGATGCCCTCAAGCACATAATTTCCCTCGGGCTCACACAATCAGAGTTATTATGGAACGAGAAAAGACCATAA
- a CDS encoding terpene cyclase/mutase family protein, whose protein sequence is MKKHAYLLIFVFLLFPLVVFSQSQDVTTKAIGHIVSVQHENGAWSRLKGEFPEEAEPTSWAVKVLKMKKVFDDKAEKGIEFILKDQRPDGSWNNNTAHTAFAIIALKQAGKGDEAVKKGIEYLREVQDEAGGFKRIGKEGAPLTIYTAVVLNAFIDAGFKRNDPTVRKALDWLMGCQNPDGGYGMPKGSPSLAVSTAWTVRALILSGINKNTSFVSDAVDWLIKTQRPSGGFAMLQDKAPEDPEVTAYTIMALSKIEGKKEIIKKAEGYLANVQHEDGSFTSSAPIQFNKVPKKNTQTTLFVAWALAEVK, encoded by the coding sequence ATGAAAAAACATGCTTATTTATTAATCTTTGTTTTTCTTCTCTTTCCATTGGTTGTATTTTCTCAATCACAGGATGTCACCACAAAGGCAATAGGACATATCGTTTCTGTTCAGCATGAAAACGGCGCATGGTCAAGGCTAAAAGGTGAGTTTCCCGAAGAGGCAGAGCCCACAAGCTGGGCAGTAAAGGTATTAAAGATGAAAAAGGTCTTTGATGATAAGGCAGAGAAAGGAATAGAATTTATCCTGAAGGACCAAAGACCTGATGGGAGTTGGAATAATAACACTGCCCACACAGCCTTTGCCATAATAGCATTAAAACAGGCGGGCAAAGGGGATGAGGCAGTAAAAAAAGGCATTGAATATCTCAGGGAGGTTCAGGATGAGGCAGGCGGCTTTAAAAGGATAGGAAAAGAGGGTGCTCCTCTAACCATATATACAGCAGTTGTATTAAATGCCTTTATAGATGCTGGATTTAAAAGAAATGACCCTACTGTGAGGAAGGCACTGGATTGGCTAATGGGATGCCAGAATCCTGATGGCGGTTATGGAATGCCCAAGGGTTCACCTTCTCTGGCCGTAAGCACCGCATGGACTGTAAGGGCACTTATTCTCTCCGGCATTAACAAAAATACATCCTTTGTGAGTGATGCTGTAGACTGGCTTATTAAGACACAAAGGCCTTCAGGGGGATTTGCCATGCTCCAGGATAAAGCACCTGAAGACCCTGAGGTGACAGCATATACTATTATGGCCCTTTCCAAGATTGAAGGCAAAAAAGAAATAATAAAAAAGGCAGAAGGATATCTGGCTAATGTTCAGCATGAGGACGGCTCATTCACCAGTAGTGCCCCAATCCAGTTTAATAAAGTCCCAAAGAAAAATACCCAGACTACACTCTTTGTGGCATGGGCATTGGCTGAGGTAAAATGA
- a CDS encoding ABC transporter permease, translated as MEIFRRIIRHNLALIGLVILIPMFVCAIGAPIISPHDPVEPDMKNILSPPSIKHPFGTDTLGRDVFARVIFGSRISLLVGFVSIGIAVLIGIAIGAISGYYGGIIDEIFMRFVDLMMCFPTFFLILAVIALLEPSIWNIMIVIGLTNWMGIARLVRAEVLSIKNKEFVLAAKAQGFKEKRIIFRHVLPNALTPVYVVATLGIGGAILTESALSFLGIGVQPPTPSWGNILTQAKDNIEVAWWLSLYPGLAIFLTVMGYNLLGEGLRDIFDPRRRYQGG; from the coding sequence ATGGAGATATTTAGAAGGATAATAAGGCATAACTTAGCGCTTATAGGGCTTGTAATCCTCATACCTATGTTCGTATGTGCCATAGGAGCACCTATTATATCGCCCCATGACCCTGTTGAACCTGACATGAAGAATATCCTTTCACCTCCATCTATTAAACATCCATTTGGAACTGATACACTTGGCAGGGATGTCTTTGCGAGGGTAATCTTTGGAAGCAGGATATCCCTGCTTGTAGGTTTTGTATCCATAGGGATTGCTGTCTTGATAGGGATTGCAATAGGTGCTATCTCTGGCTATTACGGAGGCATAATAGATGAGATCTTTATGAGGTTTGTAGACCTTATGATGTGCTTTCCCACATTTTTTCTCATTCTGGCAGTTATAGCCCTTCTTGAACCGAGTATATGGAATATTATGATAGTCATAGGTCTCACAAACTGGATGGGCATAGCCCGCCTTGTCCGGGCTGAAGTCTTGAGTATAAAGAATAAAGAGTTTGTCCTTGCTGCAAAGGCCCAAGGTTTCAAGGAGAAAAGAATAATCTTCAGACATGTCCTGCCGAATGCATTAACGCCTGTCTATGTTGTAGCTACCCTTGGTATAGGCGGTGCCATATTAACAGAGTCTGCATTGAGTTTTCTCGGGATAGGGGTTCAACCTCCTACACCCAGTTGGGGCAATATCCTTACCCAGGCAAAGGACAATATAGAGGTGGCATGGTGGCTAAGCCTCTATCCAGGACTTGCCATATTCCTTACTGTTATGGGCTATAATCTTCTCGGGGAAGGCTTGCGGGACATCTTTGACCCGAGAAGGAGATATCAGGGCGGATAA
- the trpS gene encoding tryptophan--tRNA ligase translates to MKRIFSGIQPTGEIHIGNYVGAIKQWVELTDDYDCIYCVVDYHAITIEYEIGELKQRTLDTATILMACGLLPENCKLLVQSHVPEHTELAWIFNCVTPIGELERMTQFKDKSRQHRANINMGLMDYPVLQAADILIYKAGYVPVGEDQVQHIELSREVARRFNSRFGEIFPEPQAILSLAPRILGIDGAGKMSKSMNNYIGLLEDKDVIWEKLRTAVTDVNRVRRKDPGNPELCNIYTIHRAFSSNEELLDIDKGCRQASIGCVDCKKMLFKNMMDELNPIREKAESLKRDPHYVKDVLRQGAALCSEIAKKTMEEVRTSLGIYYPP, encoded by the coding sequence ATGAAGAGGATATTCAGCGGCATACAGCCTACAGGTGAGATCCATATTGGGAATTATGTGGGTGCTATAAAACAATGGGTAGAGCTTACAGATGACTATGATTGCATATACTGTGTTGTGGATTACCATGCCATTACCATAGAATATGAGATAGGTGAACTGAAACAAAGGACATTAGATACAGCCACCATCCTTATGGCATGCGGGTTATTACCGGAGAACTGCAAGCTTCTTGTCCAGTCCCATGTCCCTGAACATACAGAGCTTGCCTGGATATTTAATTGTGTAACACCCATAGGGGAACTGGAGAGGATGACACAGTTCAAGGACAAGTCAAGACAGCATAGGGCAAATATCAATATGGGCCTTATGGACTATCCTGTTTTGCAGGCAGCGGATATCCTTATATATAAGGCAGGCTATGTCCCAGTTGGGGAAGACCAGGTGCAGCATATAGAGCTATCAAGGGAAGTGGCAAGGAGGTTTAACTCAAGATTTGGCGAAATATTTCCTGAACCTCAGGCAATATTATCTCTTGCACCGAGGATTTTAGGTATAGATGGTGCCGGTAAGATGTCAAAATCTATGAATAATTATATAGGCCTTCTTGAGGATAAAGATGTAATATGGGAAAAATTAAGGACTGCAGTGACGGATGTAAATAGGGTGAGGAGAAAAGACCCGGGGAATCCTGAATTATGTAATATCTATACCATCCACAGGGCATTTTCTTCAAATGAAGAACTACTGGATATAGACAAGGGTTGTAGGCAGGCATCTATTGGATGTGTTGATTGCAAGAAGATGCTTTTCAAGAATATGATGGATGAGCTTAATCCCATAAGAGAGAAGGCAGAATCTCTAAAAAGAGACCCCCATTATGTAAAGGATGTTTTAAGACAGGGCGCAGCATTATGTAGTGAAATAGCAAAAAAGACCATGGAAGAGGTAAGAACCTCTCTCGGCATATATTATCCGCCCTGA
- a CDS encoding phosphomannose isomerase type II C-terminal cupin domain, whose translation MVKKDEKMGTPPWGKWLVLQDEDDFKVKRIEVLPGHRLSYQRHSKREEHWQIVRGKGKVTIDGKDYYLDAGECISIPKEALHRIENIGEKELVFIEVQRGEYFGEDDIVRIEDDYGRNT comes from the coding sequence ATGGTTAAAAAAGATGAAAAGATGGGGACACCACCATGGGGGAAATGGTTGGTCCTTCAGGATGAGGATGACTTTAAGGTCAAGAGGATTGAGGTTCTACCAGGTCATAGATTGAGCTATCAAAGGCATTCTAAAAGAGAGGAACACTGGCAGATAGTAAGGGGTAAAGGCAAGGTCACCATAGACGGTAAAGATTATTATCTTGATGCCGGTGAATGTATTTCAATCCCTAAGGAGGCACTCCATAGGATAGAGAATATAGGTGAAAAAGAGCTCGTATTCATTGAGGTTCAGAGGGGCGAATATTTTGGTGAGGACGACATAGTAAGGATAGAGGATGATTACGGGAGGAATACCTGA
- a CDS encoding GNAT family N-acetyltransferase — protein sequence MLKIQHIIHPDNEKWDRIWSGCDYATYFHSREWAEIWAKYTKGSIKPASELVIFTDKKEALIPFSVQKRKGMSKTYYLTAEGQYGNWISIDEIQDEHASLLIKHIDQHCKNLVWRLNPYDPINPVVRLNNLYELEEDGNHAVSLTQGFENILSNCHHGHRCSYRKGIKEGLELKLAEGIDEWKAYYCTYEDTVRRWGDKVLSFYDWQLFKIIFDLASKYIKLWIVLYKGDVISGALCFYAEKHVVCWHASVLENYLSKRPMNFMFLEIMKNHCFDKYKWFDFNTSAHIEGLKTFKGRFGAKSLSCHVCYKKSKPIKAYIKFKNFLKKKDKKLKMS from the coding sequence ATGTTGAAAATACAGCATATAATACATCCAGATAATGAAAAATGGGATAGGATATGGTCAGGCTGTGATTATGCCACTTATTTTCATTCAAGGGAATGGGCAGAGATCTGGGCTAAATACACAAAGGGTTCAATAAAACCGGCATCTGAGCTTGTTATATTCACCGACAAAAAAGAGGCCCTCATACCCTTCAGTGTCCAAAAAAGAAAAGGTATGTCTAAGACCTATTATCTCACCGCAGAAGGCCAATATGGCAATTGGATCTCTATAGATGAAATACAAGATGAACACGCCTCACTTTTAATAAAACACATAGATCAACATTGCAAAAATCTTGTCTGGAGACTCAATCCGTATGACCCCATAAATCCAGTGGTGAGGTTAAATAACCTTTATGAATTAGAAGAGGATGGAAATCACGCTGTCTCCTTGACCCAGGGTTTCGAGAATATACTATCCAATTGCCATCATGGTCATAGGTGTTCTTATAGGAAAGGTATAAAAGAAGGTTTAGAGCTAAAACTGGCAGAAGGCATAGATGAATGGAAGGCATACTATTGCACTTATGAGGATACTGTCCGAAGATGGGGAGATAAGGTATTATCGTTTTATGATTGGCAGCTTTTTAAGATTATCTTTGACCTTGCCTCTAAATACATCAAGTTATGGATAGTTCTATACAAAGGTGATGTAATTTCAGGAGCTCTATGTTTTTATGCAGAAAAACATGTAGTATGCTGGCATGCCTCAGTCCTGGAAAATTACCTATCCAAAAGGCCCATGAATTTTATGTTCCTTGAGATCATGAAAAATCACTGTTTTGATAAATACAAATGGTTTGACTTCAACACAAGCGCCCATATTGAAGGGTTAAAGACATTCAAAGGTCGTTTTGGTGCAAAGAGCCTTTCATGCCATGTTTGCTATAAAAAATCAAAACCCATAAAGGCCTATATAAAGTTTAAAAACTTCTTGAAAAAAAAGGATAAAAAACTCAAAATGTCTTGA
- a CDS encoding ATP-binding protein — protein MILEQSVISIPNDLRYLSPLQGFAKEVLKQVGFDSKDTEMTLLCLEEAVTNVIEHAFDPGEKDFFQVIIKPLASGIRIIVKDKGLPYDPSLIPDFKIYPGLDEQTDSGLGVYLMKHIMDEVSFHNLGREGKELHLTKYLPAKNITEYHTHEKLSPFIQKPLEIIRQEEDSIMEIRLMKPSEAIDASRIFYRAYGYTYSIDEIYYPERFKRLIEEGKIISIVGLNSKGDIVSHTGIKRESADAVIGEAGMAATTPDFRGKGSFTRMLDYLNNMAKKQGMKGLYGRGTTFHPFSQKAGNTCGYRDCAITLCSLPSDRVYKGMGNTTDRPGTVYAYLSLTEHAKATIYPPEHHRGFIKDIYNNLNIQVEIVESCSSGEIGLQDQSNFKVDYLPYFNRADIKLYTYGKDVIDRLAETMKMLLKRKVDVVNLFLDLKDPATVQLCERIERLGFFIAGAMPLLYFNHTLILQYLNNISPDYSKIQVFSDFGRYMLDYIKERDPNR, from the coding sequence ATGATTTTAGAACAGTCAGTCATATCGATTCCAAATGATCTAAGATACCTCTCACCCCTCCAGGGATTTGCAAAGGAGGTATTGAAACAGGTGGGTTTTGATTCAAAAGATACAGAGATGACCCTATTATGCCTTGAAGAGGCTGTGACAAATGTTATAGAGCATGCCTTTGACCCAGGTGAAAAGGATTTTTTTCAGGTTATTATAAAACCATTGGCTTCAGGCATCAGGATTATCGTAAAAGATAAAGGCCTGCCATATGACCCTTCGCTTATCCCTGACTTTAAAATATATCCAGGATTGGATGAGCAGACAGACTCAGGGCTGGGCGTGTATCTTATGAAACATATCATGGATGAGGTCTCATTCCATAATCTGGGAAGAGAAGGCAAGGAACTTCATCTTACCAAATATCTACCTGCAAAAAATATTACAGAATACCATACCCATGAAAAACTATCTCCATTTATTCAAAAGCCATTAGAGATAATAAGGCAAGAAGAAGATTCCATAATGGAGATCAGACTTATGAAACCTTCTGAAGCTATTGATGCTTCAAGGATTTTTTACAGGGCTTATGGCTACACATACTCTATAGATGAGATCTATTACCCTGAAAGATTTAAAAGACTCATAGAAGAGGGAAAGATTATATCTATTGTAGGCTTAAACAGCAAAGGTGATATAGTCAGCCATACAGGTATTAAGAGAGAAAGCGCAGATGCAGTAATAGGAGAGGCAGGAATGGCTGCTACAACACCTGATTTTAGAGGTAAAGGCAGTTTCACAAGGATGTTGGATTATTTGAATAATATGGCAAAAAAGCAGGGAATGAAGGGCCTTTACGGAAGGGGGACTACATTTCATCCCTTTTCACAAAAGGCAGGCAACACCTGTGGCTACAGGGATTGCGCCATAACACTTTGTAGTTTGCCGTCTGACAGGGTCTATAAAGGTATGGGGAATACAACAGATAGGCCTGGCACAGTGTATGCATATCTATCTTTGACAGAACATGCCAAGGCCACCATCTATCCCCCTGAACACCACAGAGGTTTTATAAAGGATATATATAATAATTTAAATATCCAAGTTGAGATTGTCGAATCATGCAGCAGTGGTGAAATCGGACTTCAAGACCAATCAAACTTTAAGGTGGACTATTTGCCATATTTTAATAGGGCAGATATAAAGCTATATACATATGGAAAAGATGTAATAGATAGGCTTGCGGAGACCATGAAGATGCTCCTTAAGAGGAAAGTAGATGTTGTAAATCTGTTTCTTGACCTTAAAGATCCTGCCACTGTTCAACTATGTGAAAGGATTGAGAGGCTTGGTTTTTTTATAGCCGGTGCAATGCCTCTTCTCTATTTTAACCATACCCTTATCCTTCAGTATTTAAATAATATCTCGCCTGATTATTCAAAGATTCAGGTCTTTTCTGATTTTGGGAGATATATGCTTGATTATATAAAGGAGAGGGATCCTAATAGATAG
- a CDS encoding DHA2 family efflux MFS transporter permease subunit, with translation MKRAIFPIKDIEPAKDKHLWLIICVAFAAFIVNVDNYIVNIALPTITAYFQIDTSMASWISFAYVIAIVSTMLLVGKIADRFGIKKIFIIGYGLFCLGSFLCGISPNFFTLVLSRAVQGLGGSMLYIGGFAVVAKFLPSHKKGWGFGILSVAAGLGLMLSTPIGGFITEYLSWHWVFIVNVPVCIASIILSWHFIPQDTHILQKNSSRKFDLLGALISIIMTLAFVFALNRASKSGWSSPLVILCLFISIAGLIVFIYHETRHDEPIINFTVFKNRVFILGTIQAFTAYFFFAGSNFLLPFYLEGIKGFTASQTGFSMMVYSLVYITASPFAGRLSDKIDPGRIILIALISGSLASLFFAETISRPGISAILIYLVWLALSLAFFFSPNNNIVMQAVRGEYKGIATGIFRTFCHFGILMGVCFYEMVFSYSIHQHGMEGNPLKAGYLGLNSAALSGFRNAYILGGTMGLVVFLLSLIYRKKEKNDFRTVSHIDSK, from the coding sequence ATGAAGAGAGCCATTTTCCCCATAAAGGACATAGAACCTGCTAAAGATAAACATCTATGGTTGATAATATGTGTTGCCTTTGCTGCATTTATTGTAAATGTAGACAATTATATAGTCAATATAGCCCTTCCTACAATAACGGCATATTTTCAAATTGATACAAGCATGGCAAGCTGGATATCTTTTGCCTATGTGATTGCCATAGTAAGCACCATGCTTCTGGTGGGCAAGATTGCAGATAGGTTTGGTATCAAAAAGATATTTATTATAGGATATGGATTATTTTGCCTTGGATCTTTTCTCTGTGGTATATCACCTAATTTTTTCACCCTTGTTCTTTCTCGGGCCGTTCAGGGTTTAGGCGGCTCTATGCTTTATATTGGCGGCTTTGCAGTTGTTGCCAAATTCCTTCCATCTCATAAGAAAGGATGGGGTTTCGGTATACTCTCTGTAGCAGCAGGTTTGGGACTTATGTTGAGCACCCCCATAGGCGGTTTTATTACAGAATATCTCTCGTGGCATTGGGTCTTTATAGTCAATGTCCCTGTTTGTATTGCTTCTATTATACTTTCTTGGCATTTTATACCTCAAGATACCCATATTTTACAAAAAAACAGCTCAAGGAAATTTGATTTGCTTGGGGCATTGATAAGTATAATCATGACCTTGGCGTTTGTCTTTGCCTTGAATAGGGCAAGTAAATCAGGCTGGTCATCTCCTTTAGTTATTTTGTGTCTTTTTATATCCATAGCTGGTTTAATAGTCTTTATCTATCACGAAACTCGACATGATGAACCCATAATAAATTTTACAGTATTCAAAAACAGAGTCTTTATCTTAGGAACGATTCAGGCATTTACAGCATATTTTTTCTTTGCAGGAAGTAATTTCTTGCTTCCCTTTTATCTTGAAGGGATCAAAGGTTTTACGGCAAGCCAAACAGGATTTTCCATGATGGTATATTCACTGGTTTATATTACTGCATCACCCTTTGCAGGAAGGTTATCGGATAAGATAGATCCGGGAAGGATTATACTTATAGCCCTTATTTCCGGTTCATTGGCATCGCTGTTTTTTGCAGAGACTATTTCAAGGCCGGGAATTTCTGCCATATTGATATATCTTGTATGGCTTGCCCTCTCCCTTGCCTTTTTCTTCTCACCTAACAATAATATAGTGATGCAGGCAGTAAGGGGTGAATATAAAGGTATTGCCACGGGAATTTTCAGGACATTTTGTCACTTCGGTATACTTATGGGTGTGTGTTTTTATGAAATGGTATTTTCATATAGTATTCATCAGCATGGTATGGAGGGCAATCCACTGAAGGCGGGCTATCTTGGTTTAAATAGCGCTGCACTGAGCGGGTTTAGAAATGCCTATATACTGGGCGGGACTATGGGTTTGGTGGTTTTTTTATTATCGTTAATCTATAGAAAAAAGGAGAAAAATGATTTTAGAACAGTCAGTCATATCGATTCCAAATGA
- a CDS encoding TIGR04076 family protein: MANDPNIGFKVIATITDVKGDCNAGHKAGETFEISCHNPGGLCGFFYHDIFPTLSTFQFGGSMPWWHGDEIDVQCPDSHNLVTMKLKRFKR; encoded by the coding sequence ATGGCCAATGATCCCAATATAGGTTTTAAAGTCATAGCAACCATAACAGATGTTAAAGGTGATTGCAATGCAGGACATAAGGCTGGGGAAACATTCGAGATAAGCTGTCATAACCCTGGTGGTTTGTGTGGATTCTTCTATCACGATATATTTCCCACCCTCTCTACTTTCCAGTTTGGCGGAAGTATGCCCTGGTGGCATGGTGATGAGATAGATGTCCAGTGCCCTGACTCCCATAACCTTGTAACCATGAAACTAAAAAGGTTCAAAAGATAG
- a CDS encoding SpoIID/LytB domain-containing protein, with protein MGTKSDPFLKKLASGQSACPLIKIGIMDNKHEVEMDLKGAFTLNNDTHASGIFYAKTQHGKISLYDKNKNIILSSNEIVFKNNGDSFFTLFHVKIGIDFHWEKREKQSFRGDLILKKRMDETIAVINEISLEDYLESVISSEMNSTAPIEFLKAHAIISRSWFISAIHKKNKSVKKTRPFSPQETENNTIIKWYEQEGHDIYDVCADDHCQRYQGITKITTDNPSKAVKETYGLVLTYKGEICDTRYSKACGGITEEYKTAWKDMDIPYLKSISDAEKAYKPIEDEEDARLWILWRPNAFCNVDDINILKTILPDFDLKTQGFFRWKVTYHRQELEDIIKKRSGHDLGTLIDIKPIKRGPSGRVFLLEITGTKKTITIGKELEIRRWLSHTHLLSSAFIVETKRNPSGEAESFTFFGAGWGHGVGLCQIGAGVMAIKGYTAQEILRHYFPDTKLEKVY; from the coding sequence ATGGGAACAAAATCAGATCCTTTTCTAAAGAAACTTGCTTCAGGCCAAAGCGCATGTCCTCTAATAAAGATTGGGATTATGGATAACAAACACGAAGTGGAAATGGATTTAAAGGGTGCATTCACATTAAATAATGATACCCATGCCTCAGGAATCTTTTATGCAAAGACTCAGCATGGAAAAATCTCTCTCTATGATAAAAATAAAAATATTATTCTAAGTTCAAACGAGATTGTCTTCAAAAATAATGGCGATTCTTTTTTTACACTATTTCATGTAAAAATAGGTATTGATTTTCACTGGGAGAAAAGAGAGAAACAGTCATTCAGAGGGGATTTGATATTAAAAAAACGCATGGATGAAACCATTGCCGTGATAAATGAGATAAGCCTTGAAGATTACCTTGAGAGCGTAATCTCTTCTGAGATGAATAGCACTGCACCAATAGAATTTTTAAAGGCACATGCCATAATTTCAAGGAGCTGGTTTATATCTGCCATCCATAAAAAAAATAAATCTGTCAAGAAAACAAGACCATTTTCTCCACAAGAAACTGAAAATAATACAATAATCAAATGGTATGAGCAGGAAGGCCATGATATCTATGATGTATGTGCCGATGACCACTGCCAGAGATACCAGGGTATAACGAAAATCACTACAGATAACCCCTCAAAGGCAGTAAAAGAAACATATGGATTGGTCCTCACATATAAAGGAGAGATATGTGATACAAGATATTCAAAGGCATGTGGCGGCATCACAGAAGAATATAAAACAGCATGGAAGGATATGGACATACCTTATTTAAAAAGCATATCCGATGCAGAGAAGGCTTACAAACCTATTGAGGATGAAGAAGATGCCAGGCTGTGGATTTTATGGAGACCTAATGCATTCTGCAACGTGGATGATATAAATATATTAAAGACTATACTGCCAGATTTTGACCTCAAGACCCAAGGATTTTTTAGATGGAAGGTCACATATCATCGCCAGGAGCTTGAGGACATCATAAAGAAAAGATCTGGCCATGACTTAGGCACCCTTATAGACATTAAACCTATAAAACGTGGACCATCTGGTAGAGTCTTTCTCCTTGAAATAACAGGCACAAAAAAGACCATCACCATAGGAAAAGAACTCGAAATTAGAAGATGGCTCTCCCATACCCATCTATTGAGCAGTGCATTCATAGTGGAAACCAAACGCAATCCTTCTGGCGAGGCAGAGTCATTTACATTCTTTGGTGCAGGCTGGGGCCACGGAGTAGGACTCTGTCAGATAGGCGCAGGTGTTATGGCTATAAAGGGTTATACAGCACAAGAGATCTTAAGACATTATTTCCCTGATACAAAACTTGAAAAGGTCTACTAA
- a CDS encoding nucleotidyltransferase family protein: MKKRRFKTAFILGAGMGVRLKPLTDTLPKPLLEIGGRPIITYVMEHLANAGIERFIINTHHLSDAYQKVFPHMKWNGIPIIFRYEPVLLETGGGLKNIEDLLSHDETIICHNGDIISNLPIKRLIDYHDEKRPEATLALRSSGHNLNVEIDKEGNVIDMRHTFGKKGIKTCLFTGIYIIETSILRYIEKNKVESIVPVFLRMMADRPESVKGIIIDEGMWHDIGTLDAFYGLKENFKGFHGR, translated from the coding sequence TTGAAAAAAAGGCGTTTTAAAACTGCATTTATCCTCGGAGCAGGCATGGGAGTGAGGTTAAAACCTTTGACAGATACATTGCCCAAACCATTACTTGAAATAGGGGGTAGGCCTATAATAACCTATGTCATGGAGCATCTGGCAAATGCAGGTATAGAACGTTTTATAATAAATACACATCACTTATCAGATGCCTATCAAAAGGTTTTTCCTCACATGAAATGGAATGGGATACCTATTATCTTTCGTTATGAACCTGTCCTTCTTGAGACAGGAGGAGGTCTGAAAAATATTGAAGATTTGTTATCCCATGACGAAACAATCATCTGCCATAACGGTGACATAATAAGTAATCTACCTATAAAAAGACTCATAGATTACCATGATGAAAAAAGACCCGAGGCAACACTTGCATTGAGGTCATCAGGCCACAATCTCAATGTAGAGATAGACAAAGAGGGAAACGTCATTGATATGAGACACACCTTTGGAAAAAAGGGGATAAAGACCTGTCTTTTTACAGGGATCTATATTATTGAGACATCTATACTCAGATACATTGAGAAAAATAAGGTAGAATCCATTGTCCCTGTTTTTTTAAGGATGATGGCAGATAGACCCGAATCTGTTAAAGGGATAATAATAGATGAAGGCATGTGGCATGATATAGGAACGCTCGATGCCTTCTATGGACTAAAGGAAAACTTCAAGGGATTCCATGGAAGATAA